In Vitis riparia cultivar Riparia Gloire de Montpellier isolate 1030 chromosome 19, EGFV_Vit.rip_1.0, whole genome shotgun sequence, the following proteins share a genomic window:
- the LOC117908552 gene encoding ubiquitin domain-containing protein 1-like, whose translation MGCAGSSQTKGDGTVKKIRKPKPWKNPQPLTKTQLMQMRDEFWDTAPHYGGQKEIWDALRAAAEADLTLAQAIVDSAGVIVQSADLTICYDERGAKYELPHYVLSEPTNLIRDG comes from the exons ATGGGTTGTGCTGGATCGTCACAGACCAAAGGAGATG GGACTGTAAAGAAGATACGGAAACCAAAGCCTTGGAAGAATCCTCAACCGCTTACAAAAACTCAGCTCATGCAGATGCGTGATGAATTTTGGGACACAGCTCCTCACTATGGTGGCCAGAAAG AGATCTGGGATGCACTTCGAGCTGCTGCTGAAGCTGATCTAACCCTTGCACAAGCAATTGTGGACAGCGCAGGGGTCATTGTTCAAAGTGCCGATTTGACAATTTGCTATGATGAAAGAG GTGCAAAATATGAACTACCCCATTATGTTTTGAGTGAGCCAACCAACTTGATTCGAGACGGTTGA
- the LOC117909597 gene encoding uncharacterized protein LOC117909597 isoform X2: MKKSLLFLIILTLVFTFSLQFRAQAAPPLGPFVRHFSSLLKWTRSSSKAPHSDGHVLQFEDGYLVETVVEGNELGVVPHSIRVSEDGELFAVDAVKNNIVRITPPLSQYSRARLVAGSFQGHTGHVDGKPSDARFNGPKGVTMDDKGNVYVADTSNLAIRKIGDSGVTTIAGGKSNVAGYRDGPSEDAKFSSDFDVVYVRPTCSLLVVDRGNAALRQISLNQEDCDYQNSSISATDIFMVIGAVMVGYASCLLQKGFGPSAFSKTQYSESEFEDQLIKEKPTPIVESIKEEPDAGWPSFGQLIIDLSKLTLEALTGIFLYFIPSRFMPTRARKGLTPLKDHLIMPEDEADPPLAQKQRAPPPLSETRQAHTPNTSEKYSEMKPPKIKSYSFKDPSLSSKHRSSKRQEYAEFYHSGEVPPPYTQVRSKSQKERSRHRQRDKSGEMFGAVGAEPKPVEIKAVDYDDPKFDHYNIRSKYGSDDSFRF, encoded by the exons ATGAAAAAATCCCTTCTTTTTCTCATTATCTTAACGcttgttttcactttttcccTTCAATTTCGGGCTCAGGCTGCCCCTCCTTTAG GACCCTTTGTAAGGCACTTTTCCTCTCTTCTCAAATGGACCAGGTCTTCCTCCAAAGCACCCCATTCAG ATGGGCATGTtcttcaatttgaagatgggtACTTGGTTGAAACTGTTGTGGAAGGAAATGAGCTTGGGGTTGTTCCTCACTCAATCCGGGTGTCTGAGGACGGTGAACTATTTGCTGTCGATGCAGTTAAGAATAACATCGTTCGGATTACTCCTCCATTGTCACAAT ATAGTAGAGCGAGATTGGTTGCTGGTTCATTTCAGGGTCACACGGGACATGTTGATGGAAAACCTAGTGATGCCCGTTTTAATGGCCCCAAAGGTGTAACTATGGATGATAAAGGGAACGTGTATGTTGCTGACACCTCAAATCTGGCCATCAGAAAGATAGGAGATTCAG GTGTGACAACAATTGCAGGTGGGAAATCAAATGTTGCAGGGTACAGAGATGGACCCAGTGAGGATGCAAAGTTCTCAAGTGATTTTGATGTAGTGTATGTTCGGCCTACCTGTTCTTTATTAGTTGTTGACAGAGGAAATGCTGCACTTCGGCAAATCTCTCTCAACCAGGAGGATTGTGATTACCAGAACAGTTCTATTTCTGCCACAG ATATTTTTATGGTTATTGGTGCTGTCATGGTAGGATATGCTTCATGCTTGCTTCAGAAAGGATTTGGGCCTTCCGCTTTCTCAAAGACG CAGTACTCAGAGAGTGAATTCGAAGACCAACTGATCAAGGAGAAACCAACTCCCATTGTGGAGAGCATAAAAGAGGAACCAGATGCAGGATGGCCTTCCTTCGGGCAGCTCATAATTGATCTGTCCAAGCTCACGCTCGAAGCACTGACTGGCATATTCCTTTACTTCATCCCTTCTCGCTTCATGCCCACCCGAGCCAGGAAAGGCCTCACTCCATTAAAAGATCATCTCATAATGCCTGAAGACGAAGCCGATCCCCCATTAGCTCAGAAGCAGAGAGCCCCTCCTCCTCTTTCCGAAACCAGACAAGCACATACTCCAAACACAAGTGAAAAATATTCAGAAATGAAGCCTCCCAAGATCAAATCATACAGCTTTAAGGACCCTTCATTGTCAAGCAAGCACCGATCTTCAAAACGACAAGAATATGCAGAATTCTATCATTCAGGTGAGGTTCCTCCTCCCTACACCCAAGTCAGGTCCAAGAGCCAGAAAGAAAGAAGCAGGCATCGACAACGGGATAAAAGCGGAGAGATGTTTGGAGCAGTTGGGGCCGAGCCAAAACCAGTAGAGATCAAGGCAGTGGACTACGATGATCCAAAGTTCGACCATTACAACATCAGAAGCAAGTATGGATCCGACGATTCGTTTCGGTTTTGA
- the LOC117909597 gene encoding uncharacterized protein LOC117909597 isoform X3, whose translation MKKSLLFLIILTLVFTFSLQFRAQAAPPLGPFVRHFSSLLKWTRSSSKAPHSGNGHVLQFEDGYLVETVVEGNELGVVPHSIRVSEDGELFAVDAVKNNIVRITPPLSQYSRARLVAGSFQGHTGHVDGKPSDARFNGPKGVTMDDKGNVYVADTSNLAIRKIGDSGVTTIAGGKSNVAGYRDGPSEDAKFSSDFDVVYVRPTCSLLVVDRGNAALRQISLNQEDCDYQNSSISATDIFMVIGAVMVGYASCLLQKGFGPSAFSKTYSESEFEDQLIKEKPTPIVESIKEEPDAGWPSFGQLIIDLSKLTLEALTGIFLYFIPSRFMPTRARKGLTPLKDHLIMPEDEADPPLAQKQRAPPPLSETRQAHTPNTSEKYSEMKPPKIKSYSFKDPSLSSKHRSSKRQEYAEFYHSGEVPPPYTQVRSKSQKERSRHRQRDKSGEMFGAVGAEPKPVEIKAVDYDDPKFDHYNIRSKYGSDDSFRF comes from the exons ATGAAAAAATCCCTTCTTTTTCTCATTATCTTAACGcttgttttcactttttcccTTCAATTTCGGGCTCAGGCTGCCCCTCCTTTAG GACCCTTTGTAAGGCACTTTTCCTCTCTTCTCAAATGGACCAGGTCTTCCTCCAAAGCACCCCATTCAGGTA ATGGGCATGTtcttcaatttgaagatgggtACTTGGTTGAAACTGTTGTGGAAGGAAATGAGCTTGGGGTTGTTCCTCACTCAATCCGGGTGTCTGAGGACGGTGAACTATTTGCTGTCGATGCAGTTAAGAATAACATCGTTCGGATTACTCCTCCATTGTCACAAT ATAGTAGAGCGAGATTGGTTGCTGGTTCATTTCAGGGTCACACGGGACATGTTGATGGAAAACCTAGTGATGCCCGTTTTAATGGCCCCAAAGGTGTAACTATGGATGATAAAGGGAACGTGTATGTTGCTGACACCTCAAATCTGGCCATCAGAAAGATAGGAGATTCAG GTGTGACAACAATTGCAGGTGGGAAATCAAATGTTGCAGGGTACAGAGATGGACCCAGTGAGGATGCAAAGTTCTCAAGTGATTTTGATGTAGTGTATGTTCGGCCTACCTGTTCTTTATTAGTTGTTGACAGAGGAAATGCTGCACTTCGGCAAATCTCTCTCAACCAGGAGGATTGTGATTACCAGAACAGTTCTATTTCTGCCACAG ATATTTTTATGGTTATTGGTGCTGTCATGGTAGGATATGCTTCATGCTTGCTTCAGAAAGGATTTGGGCCTTCCGCTTTCTCAAAGACG TACTCAGAGAGTGAATTCGAAGACCAACTGATCAAGGAGAAACCAACTCCCATTGTGGAGAGCATAAAAGAGGAACCAGATGCAGGATGGCCTTCCTTCGGGCAGCTCATAATTGATCTGTCCAAGCTCACGCTCGAAGCACTGACTGGCATATTCCTTTACTTCATCCCTTCTCGCTTCATGCCCACCCGAGCCAGGAAAGGCCTCACTCCATTAAAAGATCATCTCATAATGCCTGAAGACGAAGCCGATCCCCCATTAGCTCAGAAGCAGAGAGCCCCTCCTCCTCTTTCCGAAACCAGACAAGCACATACTCCAAACACAAGTGAAAAATATTCAGAAATGAAGCCTCCCAAGATCAAATCATACAGCTTTAAGGACCCTTCATTGTCAAGCAAGCACCGATCTTCAAAACGACAAGAATATGCAGAATTCTATCATTCAGGTGAGGTTCCTCCTCCCTACACCCAAGTCAGGTCCAAGAGCCAGAAAGAAAGAAGCAGGCATCGACAACGGGATAAAAGCGGAGAGATGTTTGGAGCAGTTGGGGCCGAGCCAAAACCAGTAGAGATCAAGGCAGTGGACTACGATGATCCAAAGTTCGACCATTACAACATCAGAAGCAAGTATGGATCCGACGATTCGTTTCGGTTTTGA
- the LOC117909597 gene encoding uncharacterized protein LOC117909597 isoform X1, giving the protein MKKSLLFLIILTLVFTFSLQFRAQAAPPLGPFVRHFSSLLKWTRSSSKAPHSGNGHVLQFEDGYLVETVVEGNELGVVPHSIRVSEDGELFAVDAVKNNIVRITPPLSQYSRARLVAGSFQGHTGHVDGKPSDARFNGPKGVTMDDKGNVYVADTSNLAIRKIGDSGVTTIAGGKSNVAGYRDGPSEDAKFSSDFDVVYVRPTCSLLVVDRGNAALRQISLNQEDCDYQNSSISATDIFMVIGAVMVGYASCLLQKGFGPSAFSKTQYSESEFEDQLIKEKPTPIVESIKEEPDAGWPSFGQLIIDLSKLTLEALTGIFLYFIPSRFMPTRARKGLTPLKDHLIMPEDEADPPLAQKQRAPPPLSETRQAHTPNTSEKYSEMKPPKIKSYSFKDPSLSSKHRSSKRQEYAEFYHSGEVPPPYTQVRSKSQKERSRHRQRDKSGEMFGAVGAEPKPVEIKAVDYDDPKFDHYNIRSKYGSDDSFRF; this is encoded by the exons ATGAAAAAATCCCTTCTTTTTCTCATTATCTTAACGcttgttttcactttttcccTTCAATTTCGGGCTCAGGCTGCCCCTCCTTTAG GACCCTTTGTAAGGCACTTTTCCTCTCTTCTCAAATGGACCAGGTCTTCCTCCAAAGCACCCCATTCAGGTA ATGGGCATGTtcttcaatttgaagatgggtACTTGGTTGAAACTGTTGTGGAAGGAAATGAGCTTGGGGTTGTTCCTCACTCAATCCGGGTGTCTGAGGACGGTGAACTATTTGCTGTCGATGCAGTTAAGAATAACATCGTTCGGATTACTCCTCCATTGTCACAAT ATAGTAGAGCGAGATTGGTTGCTGGTTCATTTCAGGGTCACACGGGACATGTTGATGGAAAACCTAGTGATGCCCGTTTTAATGGCCCCAAAGGTGTAACTATGGATGATAAAGGGAACGTGTATGTTGCTGACACCTCAAATCTGGCCATCAGAAAGATAGGAGATTCAG GTGTGACAACAATTGCAGGTGGGAAATCAAATGTTGCAGGGTACAGAGATGGACCCAGTGAGGATGCAAAGTTCTCAAGTGATTTTGATGTAGTGTATGTTCGGCCTACCTGTTCTTTATTAGTTGTTGACAGAGGAAATGCTGCACTTCGGCAAATCTCTCTCAACCAGGAGGATTGTGATTACCAGAACAGTTCTATTTCTGCCACAG ATATTTTTATGGTTATTGGTGCTGTCATGGTAGGATATGCTTCATGCTTGCTTCAGAAAGGATTTGGGCCTTCCGCTTTCTCAAAGACG CAGTACTCAGAGAGTGAATTCGAAGACCAACTGATCAAGGAGAAACCAACTCCCATTGTGGAGAGCATAAAAGAGGAACCAGATGCAGGATGGCCTTCCTTCGGGCAGCTCATAATTGATCTGTCCAAGCTCACGCTCGAAGCACTGACTGGCATATTCCTTTACTTCATCCCTTCTCGCTTCATGCCCACCCGAGCCAGGAAAGGCCTCACTCCATTAAAAGATCATCTCATAATGCCTGAAGACGAAGCCGATCCCCCATTAGCTCAGAAGCAGAGAGCCCCTCCTCCTCTTTCCGAAACCAGACAAGCACATACTCCAAACACAAGTGAAAAATATTCAGAAATGAAGCCTCCCAAGATCAAATCATACAGCTTTAAGGACCCTTCATTGTCAAGCAAGCACCGATCTTCAAAACGACAAGAATATGCAGAATTCTATCATTCAGGTGAGGTTCCTCCTCCCTACACCCAAGTCAGGTCCAAGAGCCAGAAAGAAAGAAGCAGGCATCGACAACGGGATAAAAGCGGAGAGATGTTTGGAGCAGTTGGGGCCGAGCCAAAACCAGTAGAGATCAAGGCAGTGGACTACGATGATCCAAAGTTCGACCATTACAACATCAGAAGCAAGTATGGATCCGACGATTCGTTTCGGTTTTGA